Proteins from a genomic interval of Quercus lobata isolate SW786 chromosome 11, ValleyOak3.0 Primary Assembly, whole genome shotgun sequence:
- the LOC115967143 gene encoding putative disease resistance protein RGA4: protein MGLREMGLDEMGLGRWGLDGTAPTYDLKGLPPKDSLSLFVKFAFKEGQDQYPNLLEIGKEIVGKCKGIPLAIKTIAGILYSKVDEDEWKFVRDNEIWNLEQDGGILPALRLSYNQLPFHLKQCFAYCSLFPKNYVFCSFKLIQFWMAYGILQSPTNKNQELEDVGDLYIKNLLLRSFFQDDNVHKFECITFKIHDLVHDLTLSIAEGECSVVIKKSTLVAEVCHLTFLDNDQEIKTQLEKLSKVRTIIFQTNQPMSLLEVCISKFKYLWVLDLRESSFEVLPSFIKTLKHLRYLDLSDYHKIKQIPDSICKLHSLQTLLLENCINLE, encoded by the exons ATGGGGCTTAGGGAGATGGGTCTCGACGAGATGGGTTTGGGGAGATGGGGTCTCGACG GCACTGCTCCCACATACGACCTAAAAGGTCTACCCCCAAAGGATAGTTTGTCTTTGTTTGTGAAATTTGCATTTAAGGAAGGACAAGATCAATATCCAAACCTCTtagaaattggaaaagaaattgTTGGAAAATGTAAAGGGATCCCATTGGCGATAAAGACTATAGCTGGTATACTTTATTCAAAAGTTGATGAGGATGAGTGGAAATTTGTGAGAGATAATGAGATATGGAACTTAGAACAAGATGGTGGCATCTTACCTGCATTAAGGCTTAGTTACAATCAATTGCCTTTTCACCTGAAGCAATGCTTTGCCTATTGTTCTCTTTTTCCAAAGAATTATGTATTCTGTAGTTTTAAATTGATTCAATTTTGGATGGCATATGGAATTCTTCAATCCCCCACCAATAAAAATCAAGAGTTAGAAGATGTTGGTGATTTGTATATCAAGAACTTGTTGTTGAGATCTTTCTTTCAAGATGATAATGTGCACAAATTCGAGTGCATTACCTTCAAAATTCATGATCTTGTCCACGATCTTACACTCTCAATTGCCGAAGGTGAGTGTTCAGTAGTGATCAAGAAGTCCACTCTTGTTGCAGAAGTTTGTCATTTAACATTTTTGGACAATGACCAAGAAATTAAAACACAATTAGAGAAGTTGAGCAAAGTTCGGACCATTATTTTCCAAACTAATCAACCAATGTCCTTACTTGAAGTATGCATATCAAAATTTAAGTACTTGTGGGTGCTTGATTTGAGGGAATCATCATTCGAGGTGTTGCCAAGTTTTATCAAAACTTTGAAACATTTGAGATATCTTGACCTATCAGATTATCACAAAATCAAGCAAATTCCTGATTCCATTTGCAAGCTGCATAGTTTGCAAACTTTACTGCTTGAAAATTGCATCAATCTTGAATGA